CTGTCATTGTCAGAAAAACGCAAACGGTTGGTTTGCTGTTGCAGGCGATAGTATTCCTCGACTTCGGGGGGAATTTCGCCTTTGGGGTAGAGGTCTTTGCTGCTGTAAAATAAGTCGGCGAGGTGGCGGGAACGGGAACGGTCTGCGGTTTCGACGGCTTTATCGTATTGTTTGAGGTTGATGTAGCATTGGACGGCTTTTGCGTAAACGGAGATGGCTTCTGCAATGATTTTTTGGCGGCGTTTGTCGGTGGTTGAACCTTTGCGGAGTTGTTCGACTGCTTGCATGGCGGGTTCGTATCCTTCTAAGGCGAGATGCCAGTCGCCTTGAGTGAAGCCGATGTTACCGAGGTTGCGACCAGCTTTGAAGCATAGGGGTGGCATAGTTTTGGAGGTGGGAATTTTGAGGCAGTTTCGAGAGTTCTCAATGGCTTTCTCTGTTTGCTGCAATTGGTGGTAAGCACCGCCTAAATTTCCCAGAGCATACCCTTCCCCAAGACGATTTTTAATTTTCCGACTAATGGCTAAATGCTGTTCGTGGTAATTGATTGATATTTCAAATTGTCCCAGAGAGTCGTAAGCATTGCCTAAACTTCCCAGAGAATTTGCTTCACCAAGACGATCTTTGATTTCCCGTGTAATGACTAAAGACTTTTCGTGAAAAGTGATCGCTCGTTCAAATTGTCCCAGAGAGTAGTAAGCATTGCCTAGACCTCGCAGACAATCCGCTTCCCCAAGGCGGTGGTTGATTTCCAAACTAATGACTAAAGATTTTTCGTGGAAAGTAATCGCTTGTTCAAATTGTCCCAGAGAGGAGTAAGCATTGCCTAAACATCCTAGAGAAATCTCTTCCCCAAGACGGTTTTTAATTTTCCGACAAATGGCTAAAGACTTTTCGTAGAAATTGATCGCTCGTTCAACTTGTCCCAGAGAGTGGTAAGCATTGCCTAAACTTCCCAGAGAATTTGCTTCCCCAAGGGGATCTTTGATTTCCTGTTTAATAGCTAAAGACTTTTCGTGGAAAGTAATCGCTTCTTCATATTCTCCCAGAGAGTGGTAAGCAATACCTAAATTTCCCAGTGAAGCCGCTTCTCCTTGAGGGTCTTTGATTTCCCGACTAATATCTAAAGACTGTTTGTGACAATTGAGCGCTTCTTCATATTCTCCCAGAGAGTGGTAAGCAATACCTAAATTTCCAAGACAAGTCGCTTCTCCTTGGCAGTCTTGAATTTGACGTTTAATGGCTAAAGACTTTTCGTGAAAAGTAATCGCTCGTTCAAATTGTCCCAGAGAGTTGTAAGCGATACCTAAACTTCCCAGAGAATTTGCTTCCCCTTGAAGATCATGAATGGCTTGATAAATGATAAGGCACTGTTGCCAGCACTCAAAAGCCACGACAAACCGACTGATATAAAACTGTTTAACTCCCCAATCAAATAAAATATGGGCTGTCTCTTTTCTAATTGTTGTTTCCTGCTGTTCGCTACCGAGAAATTTCCCCAGTTGCAAGGCAAGGTTACTTAAAAAGTTAGCATCATTTTGGTTGCCGTTATCATCGAATTGTTTAGCAAATACGATTATCGCTTGCAAAAGTCCGGGGTCGATTAACTCGAAGTTGTCATTTAATATTTGCGATTCTTCCCCGTTGGGACATTCGAGCAATTTTTGGATGAGTTGGTAATAGGCGGCGATGCGTTGTTCGTCCATTGTTGTTTTCCTTTCTTATCAATTAACAATCTATAATTAAGAACAGAGTCAAATCGAAAGAGGCAACTATGAAATCCGACTATAACTTTTCCAAAGCAGAACAAGGCAAATTTTACCATCCTGATGCTACCTTTCATTATCCCATTGATGTGGAACCAGATCCTTCACCTCCAAAACATTATCCACTGCGGGGAATGCCAATTACAATTGCTGCCGATTTTCATGAACCGATGCCTGAACTTTGGGATGCTTTGGAAGAATGATTTTACTCGATATCCTTACGTTTACTCAGATCTTGCGCCTGCCGTTTTAGCCCGCCCGAAAATCCATAATATTGTTGGCGAATTAATGAGGTTTTAATTCTACACAGAGACAATGGCAACGCTTGCAGCCCGCCTGCGATTCAAATCGCAGGCTAATAGCTAAAGTCCACTTAAGTGGACTAAATACTAATCTTTCAGTCCATTTTAATGGACTTCGCTTGCGGCCCGCCGGCGAATTGATTCGCCGGCTAATAGCTAAAGTCCACTTAAGTGGACTAAATACTAATCTTTCAGTCCATTTTAATGGACTTTCGCTATTAGCCTCAGACTTGAGTCTGAGGCGGGTGTGGGCTGACAACAATTATAACAGAAACCCGGTTTCTTGACCCTATATAGCGATAAACTATAGAATCTGGTATACTTAAGTAGAGAAGAGAAAGGGAGTCAAAAAAAATGACAACTATTCAATCAATGACAACTGCCATAACATCCCTTTACGAACAGGATTTTTATCTGTGGTTACAGACAACTATCAACTTATTAAAAGAGGGGAAGTTTGCCGAAATAGATTTAGAAAACTTACTAGAGGAACTGGAAAGTATAGGGAGAAGCGATAAAAATGCTTTAGAAAGTAATTTGAGGGTACTTTTAATGCACTTACTTAAGTATAAATATCAGTCGCAAAAACGAACAAATAGTTGGCTTTATATCATTCGAGAACATCGTCAACGCCTCCGAGACACCTTCAAAACCAGTCCGAGTTTATATCGGTTTTTTGAAGAGATTTTTAATGAATCTTATCAAGATGCTAGGGAACTAGCCGCAGGTGAAACAGGTTTATCTATTAAAATATTTCCCCCAGAGTCTCCCTTTACTGTAGAAGAAGTTCTTAATCCTGATTTTTTACCCCCTGAGTGCGATGATCCTGAAAATATTGAATAATTGAATGAGATATCCTTCTCTGTAATTGCTTTTTTCAAATGATATAATCATATAATAACTCTATTCCCAAAACAATGATCGCCAATCAAAGCCAAAATTACATTTCTCCTCAAGATTATCTCACAGGAGAGGAACTCAGCCCCATCAAACACGAATATATTGATGGACAAATCTACGCAATGGCTGGGGCTAGTGATGCCCATGTTACCATCACCGGAAACTTATTTGCCCTGTTAAGAAGTCATGTCCGAGGGACTGGCTGCCGTGTCTATATGGCGGACATGAAAGCCTATATTGAAACAGCCAATATCTTTTACTATCCTGATGTGATGGTAACTTGTGATGCCAGAGATAGTGCATTTCCCAATCATAAAAAATATCCTTGTTTAATTGTCGAAGTTTTATCGCCAAAAACAGAAGCGTTCGACAGAGGTGATAAGTTTTCCGACTATCAGCAATTAGAAACCCTCCAAGAATACGTTTTAATTAGCCAAAAGCGCCAGCGTTTAGAATGCTTCCGCCGCAATGCTGAGGGTTTTTGGGTATTGCAAACCTACAATCAAGGCAGTGACATTCATTTAGCAAGCATCGATTTTCGGACTAGCATTGATAGTTTATATGAAGATGTGAGTTTTGGAGATAATGAAGAAATTCAGTAGGTTGCTTTAAGGTTATAAAACCTAACCAATTCTAGCATTTGTTGGGTTTCTCTGTCGCTCAACCCAACCTACGATCTATAATAAACTGTAAAGTTTTAATTCTACATAGAGACAATGGC
This DNA window, taken from Argonema galeatum A003/A1, encodes the following:
- a CDS encoding Uma2 family endonuclease, coding for MIANQSQNYISPQDYLTGEELSPIKHEYIDGQIYAMAGASDAHVTITGNLFALLRSHVRGTGCRVYMADMKAYIETANIFYYPDVMVTCDARDSAFPNHKKYPCLIVEVLSPKTEAFDRGDKFSDYQQLETLQEYVLISQKRQRLECFRRNAEGFWVLQTYNQGSDIHLASIDFRTSIDSLYEDVSFGDNEEIQ
- a CDS encoding CHAT domain-containing protein: MDEQRIAAYYQLIQKLLECPNGEESQILNDNFELIDPGLLQAIIVFAKQFDDNGNQNDANFLSNLALQLGKFLGSEQQETTIRKETAHILFDWGVKQFYISRFVVAFECWQQCLIIYQAIHDLQGEANSLGSLGIAYNSLGQFERAITFHEKSLAIKRQIQDCQGEATCLGNLGIAYHSLGEYEEALNCHKQSLDISREIKDPQGEAASLGNLGIAYHSLGEYEEAITFHEKSLAIKQEIKDPLGEANSLGSLGNAYHSLGQVERAINFYEKSLAICRKIKNRLGEEISLGCLGNAYSSLGQFEQAITFHEKSLVISLEINHRLGEADCLRGLGNAYYSLGQFERAITFHEKSLVITREIKDRLGEANSLGSLGNAYDSLGQFEISINYHEQHLAISRKIKNRLGEGYALGNLGGAYHQLQQTEKAIENSRNCLKIPTSKTMPPLCFKAGRNLGNIGFTQGDWHLALEGYEPAMQAVEQLRKGSTTDKRRQKIIAEAISVYAKAVQCYINLKQYDKAVETADRSRSRHLADLFYSSKDLYPKGEIPPEVEEYYRLQQQTNRLRFSDNDRMKELATTRQATRNAEATIEKIEELEAEKQQAWLKIRSKDQVLAGQLQPNPLSFDQMQALIPDAETAILNFYTTGEHTHIFILRKNQPTQLYTCEGQGIETLQIWIFNNWLKPYKENPTVWQIQMGEFLSQLANRLQINKLIDQHLNGIKELIIIPHLYLHQIPFAALPLNNIPIPYSDTASDKKRGLMAVRKPSNTPDKTPSQQPEYLSDKFRIRIVPSCQILNFCHQRGDLKPATMGIVENATGDLVFTGYECETLATMHNVISDNRLQYKQATISNYQNLLDRVQVLHSSHHASSQLDNSLESKLYLFDGEINLGRIFTWRFSQLAEVFLSCCETNLTLTQITDDPLSIASGFLCAGARNVVSTLWAVDDLATALFCILYYQEKQDKSRSEAIRQAQFKLRNLTGDELSVNYKQQLEDYFEQQQWGDNKVEILYKQRLKLNLLCREILPFVSPYYWSGFVSQGLS
- a CDS encoding DUF29 domain-containing protein, with product MTTIQSMTTAITSLYEQDFYLWLQTTINLLKEGKFAEIDLENLLEELESIGRSDKNALESNLRVLLMHLLKYKYQSQKRTNSWLYIIREHRQRLRDTFKTSPSLYRFFEEIFNESYQDARELAAGETGLSIKIFPPESPFTVEEVLNPDFLPPECDDPENIE